Part of the Pedobacter roseus genome is shown below.
TGGATATTCCATCGCTTTTTTTTATTTTTACATTAATGAGCAAGCAAACCATCCAAATCGAGCCAAAACGTCCGGTAGATATACTTTTCGATAAGTATGCCGAAAGTCACCAAAACCATACTAACAAACTGGTACACTGGATTTGTGTGCCGTTAATCGTATTTAGTTTATTGGGACTCATCTGGCAGATTCCATTTCCGCATATTGGGTTTTTAGGAAGTTATAATGGTTTCTTTAACTGGGCATCGTTTCTTTTGGCCTTTAGCTTATATTATTATTTTACCTTATCGCCTGTATTATTTTTTTTAATGATCTGGGTTGTGGGTTTAATGAGTTACATTATCGTGAAAATAGAACAGGCAGTTGGCTTGGGCAGCGGAACTGCTTATGCCATTTATGCGGGGATATTTGTAGCGGCGTGGGTCGGTCAGTTTATCGGACATAAAATAGAAGGAAAGAAGCCATCATTTTTAGATGATGTTAAATTCCTGTTAATCGGCCCCATCTGGTTATTGCACTTCATTTGCAAAAAGACGGGTATTAGATACTAACTTATAAAAGTGCTTAATCTTTAATTAACCTTAAGGTAAAGTAACATTAATTAATACCTAACTTGCAGTTAACACTGTGGTAATACTTTTGCCTTTATCAAATAAAGGCAAATTGGAATTACTAAACTCTTTTAGAATCGCGGCACTTACTGTGTTCGCTTTAATGATCAGCATATTATCATATGCACAAACTGGAAAAATTTCTGGAACAGTTACTGATAAAAAAACGGGTGAAACCTTAATTGGTGTAACGGTTAAAATTAAAGGTACTACCAAAGGTGTATCAACTGATGTTGATGGAAAATATTTGCTACAGGCTATGTCCAATGGCCAATATACACTTGAGTTTTCGTATGTAGGTTACCAAACTAAAGAAGTATCCGCTATTGAGGTTAAATCGCCATCAGT
Proteins encoded:
- a CDS encoding Mpo1 family 2-hydroxy fatty acid dioxygenase — protein: MSKQTIQIEPKRPVDILFDKYAESHQNHTNKLVHWICVPLIVFSLLGLIWQIPFPHIGFLGSYNGFFNWASFLLAFSLYYYFTLSPVLFFLMIWVVGLMSYIIVKIEQAVGLGSGTAYAIYAGIFVAAWVGQFIGHKIEGKKPSFLDDVKFLLIGPIWLLHFICKKTGIRY